The Lentzea guizhouensis genome contains a region encoding:
- a CDS encoding beta-class carbonic anhydrase, with protein MSVTDELLANNRAYAAQFSGPLPLPPAEQVAVVACMDARIDVYRVLGLQEGEAHVIRNAGGVVTEDEIRSLAISQRLLGTREIILIHHTDCGMLTFTDDDFKRSIQQDVGVKPAWAAEAFGDLEEDVRQSVARIVGNPFLPVKDSVRGFVFDVATGELTEVQL; from the coding sequence ATGTCGGTGACCGACGAGCTGCTCGCCAACAACCGCGCCTACGCCGCCCAGTTCTCCGGCCCGCTCCCCCTCCCGCCCGCCGAGCAGGTCGCCGTGGTGGCGTGCATGGACGCGCGCATCGACGTCTACCGCGTGCTCGGCCTCCAGGAGGGCGAGGCCCACGTCATCCGCAACGCCGGCGGCGTCGTGACCGAGGACGAGATCCGCTCGCTCGCCATCAGCCAGCGCCTGCTCGGCACCAGGGAGATCATCCTCATCCACCACACCGACTGCGGCATGCTGACGTTCACCGACGACGACTTCAAGCGCTCCATCCAGCAGGACGTCGGCGTGAAGCCGGCCTGGGCGGCCGAGGCGTTCGGCGACCTGGAGGAGGACGTGCGCCAGTCGGTCGCGCGCATCGTCGGCAACCCGTTCCTGCCGGTCAAGGACTCGGTGCGGGGTTTCGTGTTCGACGTGGCGACGGGCGAGCTGACCGAGGTGCAGCTCTGA
- a CDS encoding serine/threonine-protein kinase → MGEPTRLVAGRYATIRELGRGGMGVVWLAEDRVIGRQVALKELRTTENERVLREARTAGRLNSPNVVGIYDVIVEHGVTYLVMELVEAPTLATVMARRALGEDEVADIGLQTLNALEAAHAAGIVHRDVKPSNIMVLPDGRVKLADFGIARAMDDPGLTATGGIMGSPGYMAPELFAGKPPSPASDLWALGATMFHAIEGRAPFQRDTTAATMHAIMYEEPVLQRTYGPLADTIMALLTQDDTHRLTASQLRERLGDRTKVVRPPTPSEQTVVIEPVTTYVTPPPATIADWDDKPRSRKKIAIFAGAAAAVVVIALAAVFTFRPDTPGTAAAQQGANVSDAPSSAASSTSSSAPSSSSAAPSSSAAPSSSQVSSVVKPTQVTQPGQPQPTTQPKPPRETLVLKRYIKNGTPFHFTGTPRVGAPAGFTPEAHTLGKLLANPEPGAVPLYACRLNNSEDHMTSTSSTCEGQTVIGTLGYIFKAKPNDVPTHPLHRCLFQGAHFDSPHANCEGQTPEFQFGWVLTGP, encoded by the coding sequence GTGGGGGAACCGACGAGGCTGGTCGCGGGCAGATACGCGACGATCAGAGAGCTCGGCCGGGGCGGCATGGGGGTCGTCTGGCTGGCGGAGGACCGGGTCATCGGACGGCAGGTCGCGCTCAAGGAGCTGCGGACCACCGAGAACGAGCGCGTGCTGCGCGAAGCTCGCACGGCAGGGCGCCTGAACAGCCCGAACGTCGTCGGCATCTACGACGTCATCGTCGAGCACGGCGTCACGTACCTCGTCATGGAGCTGGTCGAGGCACCGACGCTCGCCACCGTCATGGCGCGCAGGGCACTCGGTGAGGACGAGGTCGCCGACATCGGCCTGCAGACGCTCAACGCACTCGAGGCGGCCCACGCGGCGGGCATCGTGCACCGGGACGTCAAGCCCAGCAACATCATGGTGCTGCCCGACGGCCGGGTGAAGCTCGCCGACTTCGGCATCGCCCGCGCGATGGACGACCCCGGTCTCACGGCCACCGGCGGCATCATGGGCTCGCCGGGGTACATGGCGCCGGAGCTGTTCGCCGGCAAGCCTCCCTCACCAGCGAGCGACCTGTGGGCGTTGGGCGCCACCATGTTCCACGCGATCGAGGGGCGCGCTCCGTTCCAACGCGACACGACCGCGGCGACCATGCACGCGATCATGTACGAGGAGCCGGTCCTCCAGCGCACGTACGGCCCGCTCGCCGACACGATCATGGCGCTGCTGACCCAGGACGACACCCACCGCCTCACCGCGTCCCAGCTGCGCGAACGGCTCGGCGACCGCACCAAGGTCGTCCGGCCGCCGACGCCGTCCGAGCAGACCGTCGTGATCGAACCGGTCACCACGTACGTCACGCCGCCGCCGGCGACCATCGCCGACTGGGACGACAAGCCCAGGTCCCGCAAGAAGATCGCCATCTTCGCCGGTGCCGCGGCGGCCGTGGTCGTGATCGCACTCGCGGCGGTCTTCACGTTCCGGCCGGACACGCCGGGTACGGCAGCGGCGCAGCAGGGCGCGAATGTGAGCGACGCACCGTCCTCGGCCGCGAGCAGCACCTCCTCCAGCGCGCCGTCCAGCAGCAGTGCCGCGCCGAGCAGCAGCGCGGCGCCGTCGTCGAGCCAGGTCAGCAGCGTCGTGAAGCCCACCCAGGTCACGCAGCCGGGTCAGCCGCAGCCGACGACGCAGCCCAAGCCGCCGAGGGAAACCCTCGTGCTGAAGCGGTACATCAAGAACGGCACGCCGTTCCACTTCACCGGCACGCCGAGGGTCGGCGCCCCCGCAGGCTTCACCCCGGAGGCGCACACCCTGGGCAAGCTGCTCGCGAATCCGGAACCGGGCGCGGTGCCGCTCTACGCCTGCCGCCTCAACAACTCCGAAGACCACATGACGTCCACCTCGTCCACCTGCGAGGGGCAGACGGTCATCGGCACGCTCGGCTACATCTTCAAGGCCAAGCCCAACGACGTCCCCACGCACCCGCTGCACCGCTGCCTCTTCCAAGGCGCCCACTTCGACTCGCCGCACGCGAACTGCGAGGGGCAGACACCGGAGTTCCAGTTCGGCTGGGTGCTCACCGGGCCGTGA
- a CDS encoding DUF2631 domain-containing protein encodes MASSSELDKRPAVDPHEEPSHEWGWHGTLPKGTRIAGWLSAIFCFLMLIGNHHGRIEDIYLVATGLTIIGLLVWDMARRKTSWRR; translated from the coding sequence GTGGCTTCGTCCTCGGAACTGGACAAGCGTCCTGCCGTCGACCCTCACGAGGAGCCGTCGCACGAGTGGGGCTGGCACGGCACGCTGCCCAAGGGCACCCGGATCGCCGGCTGGCTCTCCGCGATCTTCTGCTTCCTGATGCTGATCGGCAACCACCACGGTCGCATCGAGGACATCTACCTCGTCGCCACGGGCCTGACCATCATCGGCCTGCTGGTGTGGGACATGGCCCGCCGCAAGACGTCCTGGCGCCGCTAG
- a CDS encoding ABC transporter ATP-binding protein — protein MTGFSPAEASTPDTFAPVEIGLHGVRKRFSDQVAVDGVSLNVHEGEFFSVLGPSGCGKTTVLRMIAGFVDPDEGRIELDGNDMVGVPPYRRDVNTVFQSYALFPHMSVWDNVAYGLKRKKLRGEELKKRVGEHLELVRLSQFAQRRPAQLSGGQQQRVAIARALAAGPQLLLLDEPLGALDAKLRKELQIELMRIQREVGTTFLYVTHDQEEALVLSHRIAVMNAGKIEQVGYPEDVYERPATRFVAGFIGTSNILDAEVSGVDGGFAELTAPGATRLRARFTGAVSHGQKVAATVRPEKVHLFNETAEPPTGWCVLPGVVHDVVYTGVSTQFVVDTPAGELVAFVQNAQRIDDAGAPGQPVRLAWDPEFTVLLEKADD, from the coding sequence TTGACCGGCTTCTCCCCCGCCGAGGCCTCCACCCCCGACACGTTCGCCCCCGTCGAGATCGGCCTGCACGGGGTGCGCAAACGTTTCTCCGACCAGGTGGCGGTCGACGGAGTCTCGCTCAACGTCCACGAGGGCGAGTTCTTCTCGGTGCTCGGCCCGTCCGGCTGCGGCAAGACCACGGTGCTGCGCATGATCGCCGGGTTCGTCGACCCCGACGAGGGCCGCATCGAGCTCGACGGCAACGACATGGTGGGCGTGCCGCCCTACCGCAGGGACGTCAACACCGTCTTCCAGTCGTACGCGCTGTTCCCGCACATGTCCGTGTGGGACAACGTCGCCTACGGCCTCAAGCGCAAGAAGCTGCGCGGTGAGGAGCTGAAGAAGCGGGTCGGCGAGCACCTGGAGCTGGTCCGGCTGTCGCAGTTCGCCCAGCGCAGGCCGGCGCAGCTCTCCGGCGGACAGCAGCAGCGTGTCGCCATCGCGCGAGCGCTTGCGGCCGGGCCCCAGCTGCTCCTGCTCGACGAACCGCTCGGCGCGCTCGACGCCAAGCTGCGCAAAGAGCTGCAGATCGAGCTCATGCGCATCCAGCGCGAGGTCGGCACGACGTTCCTCTACGTCACGCACGACCAGGAGGAGGCGCTGGTCCTCTCGCACCGCATCGCCGTGATGAACGCGGGCAAGATCGAGCAGGTCGGCTACCCCGAGGACGTCTACGAGCGCCCCGCCACCCGGTTCGTCGCCGGGTTCATCGGCACGTCGAACATCCTGGACGCCGAGGTGTCCGGAGTGGACGGCGGGTTCGCCGAGCTGACCGCCCCCGGCGCCACCCGGCTGCGCGCGCGGTTCACCGGTGCCGTGAGCCACGGGCAGAAGGTCGCCGCGACCGTCCGGCCGGAGAAGGTGCACCTGTTCAACGAGACCGCCGAACCGCCCACGGGCTGGTGCGTGCTGCCGGGCGTCGTGCACGACGTCGTCTACACGGGCGTGTCGACGCAGTTCGTCGTGGACACCCCGGCGGGAGAGCTGGTGGCGTTCGTGCAGAACGCCCAGCGCATCGACGACGCGGGCGCGCCGGGACAGCCGGTGCGGCTGGCGTGGGACCCCGAGTTCACCGTGCTCTTGGAGAAGGCTGATGACTGA
- a CDS encoding ABC transporter substrate-binding protein — translation MTDQKVRIARLWDNDSPRVTRRTMLGSMTFFALAACGVGEAPTNSGPTSAAAKAKNLKDELKLNFYNWTDYIAKDTLPGFQTATGIQVTYDNFSTNDEMEAKIASGSAGYDLVVPSDNFLRRFLRSGLLQPLDHSSLPNLKNLEKRFVEADYDAGNKYSVPWAWGTTGLAYSKSQIGGDVTGFAAYDLPNAQGRSTILDEARDGMALGLLKLGHDPNTTDPEQIDDAANFLLSLKKKLGQITSDVIEPLTSGQVRLAQAYSGDAFQARETSEDVAYAIPAEGGLSYVDLLVIPKDAPHAENAHKFIDFILGAETGAALSNAVRYGSPNAAAKPLIDKELLDDPLVYPSEEQLKKLPFTKDLGGDVEARYADAWTKVKTG, via the coding sequence ATGACTGACCAGAAGGTCCGGATCGCTCGCTTGTGGGACAACGACTCCCCGCGGGTGACCCGGCGCACGATGCTGGGCTCGATGACGTTCTTCGCGCTCGCCGCCTGCGGTGTCGGTGAGGCGCCGACGAACAGCGGTCCCACCTCGGCCGCGGCGAAGGCCAAGAACCTGAAGGACGAGCTCAAGCTCAACTTCTACAACTGGACCGACTACATCGCGAAGGACACCCTGCCGGGTTTCCAGACCGCGACCGGCATCCAGGTCACCTACGACAACTTCTCCACCAACGACGAGATGGAAGCCAAGATCGCTTCCGGCTCCGCGGGCTACGACCTGGTGGTGCCGAGCGACAACTTCCTGCGCCGGTTCCTGCGCTCCGGCCTGCTGCAGCCGCTCGACCACTCGTCGCTGCCGAACCTCAAGAACCTGGAGAAGCGGTTCGTCGAGGCCGACTACGACGCCGGCAACAAGTACTCGGTGCCGTGGGCGTGGGGCACCACGGGGCTCGCGTACTCGAAGTCGCAGATCGGCGGCGACGTCACCGGGTTCGCCGCCTACGACCTGCCGAACGCCCAGGGCCGCAGCACGATCCTCGACGAGGCGCGCGACGGCATGGCGCTCGGGTTGCTCAAGCTCGGCCACGACCCGAACACCACGGACCCCGAGCAGATCGACGACGCGGCGAACTTCTTGCTGTCGTTGAAGAAGAAGCTCGGCCAGATCACCTCCGACGTGATCGAGCCGCTCACCTCCGGCCAGGTGCGGCTCGCGCAGGCGTACTCCGGCGACGCGTTCCAGGCGCGGGAGACCAGCGAGGACGTCGCGTACGCCATCCCGGCCGAGGGCGGTCTGTCCTACGTGGACCTGCTGGTCATCCCGAAGGACGCCCCGCACGCCGAGAACGCGCACAAGTTCATCGACTTCATCTTGGGCGCGGAGACGGGTGCGGCGCTGTCCAACGCCGTGCGCTACGGCAGCCCGAACGCGGCCGCCAAGCCGTTGATCGACAAGGAGCTGCTCGACGACCCGCTGGTCTACCCCTCGGAGGAGCAGCTCAAGAAGCTGCCGTTCACCAAGGACCTGGGCGGCGACGTCGAGGCCAGGTACGCCGACGCGTGGACCAAGGTCAAGACCGGCTGA
- a CDS encoding cytochrome P450, translating into MLEQLNGHDDPYPVYDQIRAQGALTRDGGLWATTSHSLVNKILRDRRFGVRYANGTYPGTPNVVSGSFLELDPPDHTRLRRLATPAFSPKKIDEYRARVEKVADALLDQAGDEFDLITDYAAPLPIAVISELLGIPDADTGDFANYGRLVAQSFDGHFSPDIDRANERIFALFERLIAERRARPGDDVISSLVAAEAEQKLTVPELLSTLVLLLIAGFETTVNLIGNGVRALLDHPKQWAFFKAYPDVAGAVVEETLRWAPPVHLTTRLAHEQITLLDKDIRADDGVYLLIAAANRDPEVYPEPDRFDLMRVQKPEHLAFSSGIHYCLGATLARMEGEVAFRAVARRLPDLRQAGPAGHRDSVVIRGMVSYPVSRS; encoded by the coding sequence GTGCTGGAGCAGTTGAACGGCCATGACGACCCGTATCCGGTCTACGACCAGATCCGCGCCCAGGGAGCGTTGACGCGGGACGGCGGCCTCTGGGCCACGACCAGCCATTCGCTCGTGAACAAGATCCTGCGTGACCGGCGCTTCGGCGTGCGGTACGCGAACGGCACTTACCCAGGCACGCCGAACGTGGTGTCCGGGTCGTTCCTGGAGCTCGACCCGCCCGACCACACCCGGCTGCGCAGGCTGGCCACGCCGGCGTTCAGCCCGAAGAAGATCGACGAGTACCGCGCCCGCGTCGAGAAGGTCGCCGACGCGCTGCTGGACCAGGCGGGCGACGAGTTCGACCTGATCACGGACTACGCGGCGCCGCTGCCGATCGCGGTGATCAGCGAGCTGCTCGGCATCCCGGACGCCGACACCGGCGACTTCGCGAACTACGGCAGGCTCGTCGCGCAGTCGTTCGACGGCCACTTCTCCCCTGACATCGACCGGGCCAACGAGCGGATCTTCGCGTTGTTCGAGCGGCTCATCGCCGAACGCAGGGCGAGGCCGGGCGACGACGTGATCAGCTCGCTCGTCGCCGCGGAGGCCGAGCAGAAGCTCACCGTGCCGGAGCTGCTGAGCACGTTGGTGCTGCTGCTGATCGCCGGGTTCGAGACGACCGTCAACCTGATCGGCAACGGCGTGCGCGCGTTGCTCGACCACCCGAAGCAGTGGGCGTTCTTCAAGGCCTACCCCGATGTCGCCGGTGCGGTCGTCGAGGAGACGCTGCGCTGGGCACCGCCGGTGCACCTGACCACCCGCCTCGCGCACGAGCAGATCACCTTGCTGGACAAGGACATCCGCGCGGACGACGGCGTCTACCTGCTGATCGCCGCGGCGAACCGGGACCCGGAGGTGTACCCCGAGCCGGACCGGTTCGACCTCATGCGCGTGCAGAAGCCGGAGCACCTGGCGTTCTCCAGCGGCATCCACTACTGCCTGGGCGCCACCCTCGCGCGGATGGAGGGCGAGGTGGCGTTCCGCGCGGTCGCGAGGCGGCTGCCGGACCTGCGCCAGGCGGGCCCGGCCGGCCACCGCGACTCCGTGGTGATCCGCGGGATGGTGTCGTACCCGGTCAGCCGGTCTTGA
- a CDS encoding TetR/AcrR family transcriptional regulator — protein sequence MSVHLLQTATSVLLKDPTASLGDVARAAGVGRTTLHKRYPTRTALVRAVASDALDLIDSVSSHVDFARDDAIEDLVTRLVALGPRVEFLLRFPGLELDEELAARIREMDRPVLDLITRLQGTRLRRDLPAWWILQTLYAGLFNAWEAISDGRLAPLDAPRFVLTTVFEGVQRAGAVERP from the coding sequence ATGAGTGTTCACCTGCTGCAGACAGCCACATCGGTGCTGCTCAAGGACCCGACGGCGTCGCTCGGCGACGTGGCGAGGGCGGCGGGTGTCGGCAGGACCACACTCCACAAGCGCTATCCGACCCGCACGGCGCTGGTCCGGGCCGTCGCGAGCGACGCGCTCGACCTGATCGACTCCGTGTCGTCCCACGTCGACTTCGCGCGCGACGACGCGATCGAGGACCTGGTGACCCGGCTGGTCGCGCTCGGCCCGCGGGTGGAGTTCCTGCTGCGGTTCCCCGGCCTGGAGCTCGACGAGGAGCTCGCGGCCCGCATCCGCGAGATGGACCGGCCCGTGCTCGACCTGATCACCCGGCTGCAGGGCACCAGACTGCGCCGCGACCTGCCCGCGTGGTGGATCCTGCAGACCCTCTACGCCGGGCTCTTCAACGCCTGGGAGGCGATCAGCGACGGCAGGCTCGCGCCGCTGGACGCGCCCCGGTTCGTGCTGACCACGGTGTTCGAGGGGGTACAACGTGCTGGAGCAGTTGAACGGCCATGA
- a CDS encoding ABC transporter permease: MLRRWLKANALLTPTGLWLGIFLIAPLALVVQFSFATRDTGVARAVLPWTTQAYLTALDPAFLPIFGRTLVYAVATTVACLVLGFPLAWFIARHGGRYRTVLLAAVLIPFWSSYLARIYAWKALLDGEGLVNTVLGWVGLDRDGGFLLTHGAVVLGLTYGFLPFMVLPLYVACERFDFRLVEASYDLGHGRVSTFFRIVLPGVLTGVLAGSLLVLVPAAGDFVTPKLLGGVDQSTFGSVIDDQFRGGNNWPLGSAMAVLLLVLVVLVLVLRGKRGEDVL, from the coding sequence GTGCTGCGACGCTGGTTGAAGGCGAATGCCCTGCTCACGCCCACCGGGCTGTGGCTGGGGATCTTCCTCATCGCGCCCTTGGCGCTCGTCGTCCAGTTCAGCTTCGCGACGCGCGACACGGGTGTCGCGCGCGCCGTGCTGCCGTGGACGACCCAGGCCTACCTGACGGCGTTGGACCCGGCGTTCCTGCCGATCTTCGGGCGGACGCTGGTCTACGCGGTGGCGACCACGGTCGCGTGCCTGGTGCTGGGCTTCCCGCTGGCGTGGTTCATCGCGCGGCACGGCGGCAGATATCGGACCGTGCTGCTCGCGGCGGTGCTGATCCCGTTCTGGTCGAGCTACCTCGCGCGGATCTACGCGTGGAAGGCGCTGCTGGACGGGGAGGGCCTGGTCAACACCGTGTTGGGCTGGGTCGGGCTGGACCGCGACGGCGGCTTCCTGCTCACGCACGGCGCTGTGGTCCTCGGGTTGACGTACGGCTTCTTGCCGTTCATGGTGCTGCCGCTCTACGTGGCGTGCGAGCGGTTCGACTTCCGGCTGGTGGAGGCGTCCTACGACCTCGGGCACGGGCGGGTGTCGACGTTCTTCCGGATCGTGCTGCCGGGTGTGCTCACCGGCGTGCTGGCCGGGTCGTTGCTGGTCCTGGTGCCGGCGGCGGGTGACTTCGTGACGCCGAAGCTGCTCGGCGGGGTCGACCAGTCGACGTTCGGGTCGGTGATCGACGACCAGTTCCGCGGCGGCAACAACTGGCCGCTGGGTTCGGCGATGGCGGTGCTGCTGCTCGTGCTGGTGGTGCTCGTGCTCGTGTTGCGCGGGAAGCGTGGGGAGGACGTGCTGTGA
- a CDS encoding ABC transporter permease translates to MNRRPWVLGTVAALVFVFLYAPIVWLAIASFNSSRSLSRISGVSTQWYEELFRDTRVLESLQLTLQLALASAVISTVIGTLAAFGLRRAFPGRGLWTVLLSLPLVVPEVVMGVAMLGFFVKLAGIPLGFGALLFAHVAFSLSFVVVVVRSRVSGMDVRMEEAAADLGASPLVVFRTVTLPLVAPAVVAGAAFAFLLSFDDVVISSYLTGVGSTTLPVFVYAQASKRGISPEIVALSTLMVAATALLLVIGVVVASWRARRAGSTAQLV, encoded by the coding sequence GTGAACCGTCGGCCGTGGGTGCTCGGAACTGTCGCCGCGCTGGTGTTCGTGTTCCTGTACGCGCCGATCGTGTGGCTGGCGATCGCGTCGTTCAACTCGTCGCGGTCTCTCAGTCGTATCAGCGGCGTTTCGACGCAGTGGTACGAGGAGCTGTTCCGCGACACGCGCGTGTTGGAGTCGTTGCAGCTGACCCTGCAACTGGCGTTGGCGTCCGCGGTGATCTCGACGGTCATCGGGACGTTGGCCGCCTTCGGGTTGCGGCGCGCGTTTCCCGGCCGTGGGCTGTGGACGGTCTTGTTGTCGTTGCCGCTCGTGGTGCCCGAGGTCGTCATGGGGGTGGCGATGCTCGGGTTCTTCGTGAAGCTCGCCGGGATCCCGCTGGGGTTCGGGGCACTGCTGTTCGCGCACGTGGCGTTCTCGCTGAGCTTCGTGGTCGTGGTGGTGCGGTCGCGGGTGTCCGGGATGGACGTCCGGATGGAGGAGGCCGCCGCCGATCTCGGGGCGTCACCGCTCGTGGTGTTCCGGACCGTGACGCTGCCGCTGGTGGCGCCCGCGGTGGTGGCGGGCGCGGCGTTCGCGTTCCTGCTGTCGTTCGACGACGTGGTGATCTCGTCGTACCTGACCGGCGTGGGGTCGACGACGCTGCCGGTGTTCGTCTACGCGCAGGCCTCGAAGCGGGGCATCTCACCGGAGATCGTGGCGCTGTCGACGTTGATGGTGGCGGCGACGGCGCTGCTGCTGGTCATCGGTGTCGTGGTCGCGTCGTGGCGGGCACGCCGGGCGGGCTCCACCGCGCAGCTGGTCTGA